A part of Eremothecium sinecaudum strain ATCC 58844 chromosome VII, complete sequence genomic DNA contains:
- the MRA1 gene encoding Mra1p (Syntenic homolog of Ashbya gossypii AGL048C; Syntenic homolog of Saccharomyces cerevisiae YPR010C-A; 1-intron in Ashbya gossypii) — MRAAQLLLNAAKKKASTTPGIPLELTPLFIAMGVAVCSGTWFTYRHLAHDKTLRLYKNPDISKLDEVLKQENEK, encoded by the exons ATGAGAGCAGCTCAATTGCTACTGAACGCGGCT AAAAAGAAGGCATCTACAACCCCAGGCATTCCATTAGAATTAACCCCTCTCTTTATTGCCATGGGTGTGGCTGTTTGTTCTGGTACTTGGTTCACCTACAGACATTTAGCTCATGACAAGACTCTAAGATTATACAAGAACCCAGATATTTCAAAGTTGGACGAGGTTTTGAAACAAGAGAACGAGAAATGA
- the ALG13 gene encoding N-acetylglucosaminyldiphosphodolichol N-acetylglucosaminyltransferase catalytic subunit ALG13 (Syntenic homolog of Ashbya gossypii AGL042W; Syntenic homolog of Saccharomyces cerevisiae YGL047W (ALG13)), with amino-acid sequence MSDREVKTVCVTSGATVPFPKLIDIIVSVETLSKLNLYGYSRLLLQYGRDYSEEYMKMLDNLGREQRIGCSIPDIDESECIVFDYEGLEVIGVEFHPRLDVIIKKYADLVISHAGTGSILDALRSGKRLIACVNDSLMDNHQEQIARKFEEARNLWAIYPKQKELLQALEKSEVETLKPLPPSYKKGFADLLTSMMYS; translated from the coding sequence AATTAATTGATATCATTGTGTCTGTTGAAACACTTTCTAAGCTAAACTTGTATGGTTACTCTCGGTTACTTTTACAGTATGGTCGTGACTATAGCGAAGAATATATGAAGATGTTAGACAACTTGGGACGTGAGCAGCGAATAGGTTGCAGTATACCAGATATTGATGAAAGTGAATGTATTGTATTTGACTACGAAGGATTAGAGGTTATAGGGGTTGAATTCCATCCGCGGCTCGATGttataattaaaaaatacGCTGACTTAGTTATATCGCATGCTGGAACTGGAAGTATACTGGATGCACTCAGAAGTGGAAAGAGGCTGATTGCGTGTGTAAATGATTCGTTAATGGACAATCATCAGGAGCAAATAGCTAGGAAGTTCGAAGAGGCCAGGAATTTGTGGGCGATATATCCAAAACAGAAAGAATTGCTGCAAGCACTCGAGAAAAGCGAAGTAGAGACATTGAAACCACTACCACCATCGTACAAGAAGGGTTTTGCAGATTTGTTGACCTCTATGATGTATAGTTAA